One Massilia putida DNA window includes the following coding sequences:
- a CDS encoding efflux RND transporter permease subunit → MKHDTSLDEHPVIRDLKNFDLQSGSLAERLLFNNRLVVMALCVLVTLLLGHQALRLQLNASFEKMIPAKHPYIVNYQANKAELAGLGNALRVVVVARQGSIFDATYLDTLKKLNDELFLLPSVERPFMKSLWTPATRWVGVTEEGLDGGPVIPDDYDGSAASLEKVRLNVERSGEIGQLVAQDYQSSIILLPLSESADANGKPLDYHALSQRLEQLRAKYSNDNIEVRITGFAKVVGDLIDGMREVLMFFAIAIAICTAILFWYTRCVRSTVLVVLCSLVAVVWLLGLLPLLGYVIDPFSVLVPFLVFAIGMSHGAQKMNGIMQDIGRGTHRLVAARYTFRRLFLAGLTALMADAVGFGVLMVIQIQVIQDLAVTASIGVAMLIFTNLVLLPILLSFTGVSAAAARRSLESETAATGSAPKHAFWAFLDLFSQRKWASVAIVVAAVLGVLGFAVSHHLKIGDLNPGAPELRPDSRYNQDNAYIARHYAASSDIYVVMVKTPQFHCAHYRTLEQVDALEWQLQQLPGVASTKSLASLSKLAAAGMNEGSLEWYEIPRTQDMLNAIITRAPRELFNQNCDLLTVYAYLKDHKADTLDSVVRTVEEFSRANELKDVKFLSAAGNAGIEAATNIVVKRANTEMLLLVYAAVIVLAFIAFRSWRAVVCAVLPLMLTSVLCEALMVALGIGVKVATLPVIALGVGIGVDYALYVLTVTLAHQRAGLSLSEAYYKALLFTGKVVVLTGITLGIAVATWAFSPIKFQADMGILLAFMFVGNMFGALILLPALGHFFLRSKPSTTVTPDSGRQTPRAASGASV, encoded by the coding sequence ATGAAACACGATACTTCGCTCGATGAGCATCCGGTGATCCGGGATCTGAAGAATTTTGACCTGCAATCAGGATCGCTCGCTGAACGCCTGCTTTTCAACAACCGGCTCGTGGTGATGGCGCTGTGTGTGCTGGTGACGCTCTTGCTTGGCCACCAGGCGCTTCGCCTGCAGCTCAACGCCAGCTTCGAGAAAATGATTCCGGCGAAGCACCCGTACATCGTCAACTACCAGGCGAACAAGGCTGAGCTGGCCGGCCTGGGCAATGCGTTGCGTGTGGTGGTGGTGGCGCGCCAGGGCAGTATCTTCGATGCGACCTACCTGGACACGTTAAAGAAGCTCAATGACGAACTGTTCCTGCTGCCGAGTGTAGAGCGTCCATTCATGAAGTCGCTGTGGACGCCCGCCACCCGCTGGGTCGGCGTGACCGAGGAAGGCTTGGACGGCGGCCCCGTCATCCCCGATGACTACGATGGCTCCGCGGCGAGCCTGGAAAAGGTGCGCTTGAACGTTGAGCGCTCGGGAGAAATCGGCCAGCTGGTAGCCCAGGACTACCAGTCAAGCATCATCCTGCTGCCCTTGAGCGAGTCGGCGGATGCCAACGGCAAGCCACTCGATTATCACGCGCTGTCGCAGCGGCTCGAACAGCTGCGTGCGAAGTATTCGAACGACAACATCGAAGTCCGGATCACCGGCTTCGCCAAGGTGGTGGGCGACCTGATCGACGGCATGCGCGAAGTGCTGATGTTCTTCGCCATCGCGATCGCGATATGTACCGCGATCCTGTTCTGGTACACGCGCTGTGTGCGCAGTACCGTGCTGGTCGTTCTGTGCTCATTGGTGGCCGTGGTCTGGTTGCTTGGGCTGTTACCGTTGCTCGGCTATGTGATCGATCCGTTTTCCGTCCTGGTGCCGTTTCTGGTGTTCGCCATCGGCATGAGCCACGGCGCCCAGAAAATGAATGGCATCATGCAGGATATCGGCCGTGGCACTCATCGGCTGGTGGCGGCGCGCTACACCTTTCGTCGCCTGTTCCTGGCGGGTCTGACGGCGTTGATGGCCGATGCGGTCGGGTTCGGCGTGCTGATGGTCATCCAGATCCAGGTCATCCAGGATTTGGCCGTCACTGCGAGCATCGGCGTGGCCATGCTGATCTTTACCAACCTGGTGCTGCTGCCGATCCTGCTGTCCTTCACCGGCGTAAGCGCGGCGGCGGCCCGGCGCAGTCTCGAGAGCGAAACGGCAGCCACCGGCAGCGCCCCCAAACATGCGTTCTGGGCTTTTCTCGACCTGTTCAGTCAGCGCAAGTGGGCCAGCGTCGCCATCGTGGTGGCGGCTGTCCTGGGCGTGCTCGGCTTTGCCGTCAGCCATCACCTCAAAATCGGCGACCTGAACCCGGGCGCTCCGGAACTGCGTCCAGATTCGCGCTACAACCAGGACAACGCTTACATCGCGCGGCATTACGCAGCCAGCAGCGACATCTACGTGGTGATGGTCAAGACCCCGCAGTTCCATTGCGCCCACTATCGTACCCTGGAGCAGGTCGATGCGCTCGAGTGGCAGCTGCAGCAGCTGCCGGGCGTGGCGTCGACCAAGTCGCTGGCTTCGCTGTCCAAGCTTGCGGCAGCAGGCATGAATGAAGGCAGCCTGGAGTGGTACGAGATACCACGTACGCAGGACATGCTCAACGCCATCATTACTCGTGCGCCGCGCGAGCTGTTCAACCAGAACTGTGACCTGCTCACCGTATATGCCTACCTGAAGGACCACAAAGCGGACACGCTCGACAGCGTGGTGCGCACCGTTGAGGAATTCTCACGCGCCAACGAACTGAAGGACGTGAAATTCTTGTCGGCGGCGGGCAATGCCGGCATCGAGGCGGCTACTAACATCGTCGTCAAGCGCGCCAATACCGAGATGCTGCTGCTGGTCTATGCGGCGGTCATCGTGCTGGCATTCATTGCCTTCCGTTCCTGGCGCGCGGTGGTGTGCGCTGTCCTGCCGCTCATGCTGACCTCCGTGCTGTGCGAAGCCTTGATGGTCGCACTCGGCATTGGTGTCAAGGTCGCGACTTTGCCGGTGATCGCGCTCGGGGTCGGGATCGGCGTCGACTATGCCCTCTATGTACTGACGGTGACGCTGGCGCACCAGCGGGCAGGCCTCTCGTTGTCCGAGGCGTACTACAAGGCCTTGCTGTTCACCGGGAAGGTGGTGGTGTTGACAGGGATAACGTTGGGCATCGCGGTAGCAACCTGGGCATTCTCTCCGATCAAATTTCAGGCCGACATGGGCATTTTGCTTGCCTTTATGTTTGTCGGGAATATGTTTGGGGCATTGATTTTGTTGCCCGCGCTGGGGCACTTCTTCCTGCGGTCAAAACCCT
- a CDS encoding WD40/YVTN/BNR-like repeat-containing protein has translation MTFTFFQRGRAACLLGCMLTVLLAGSGPAEADTLSTPAKMSTRSSQSVLLAVARAGKRLVSVGERGVVLLSDDNGGSWKQAHVPVSVALTGVTFATAKKGWAVGHGGVVLHSVDGGMTWAKQLDGNQAAAAMLAAAEAGAKDAPSLSEAKRMVADGADKPFLDVYFADEQHGMIAGAYGLFFSTEDGGRSWIPRQGAIDNPRGKHLYRFHAGDRAWYLAGEQGALFRSQDRGHSWSALATPYNGTFFGVLEGANGELVAYGLRGNAWWSADQGANWTKSETGMPVTLTAGVRAGGALLLADEAGHVLRSTDGGRNFKPVPVAQAAPFTDAVIGADGALVLSGARGISLVRADTFTIGSKP, from the coding sequence ATGACGTTCACATTCTTTCAACGCGGCCGTGCCGCGTGCCTGCTCGGCTGCATGCTGACGGTGCTGCTCGCAGGCTCCGGGCCGGCGGAGGCCGACACATTGAGCACACCGGCGAAAATGAGCACCCGCTCGAGCCAATCCGTATTACTCGCCGTTGCACGCGCCGGCAAGCGCCTCGTGTCGGTCGGCGAACGTGGTGTAGTTCTCCTGTCCGACGACAACGGCGGGTCTTGGAAACAGGCACACGTGCCAGTCAGCGTTGCCTTGACCGGTGTGACCTTCGCCACGGCGAAGAAGGGCTGGGCGGTAGGCCATGGCGGCGTGGTGCTGCATAGCGTCGACGGCGGTATGACCTGGGCCAAGCAGCTGGACGGGAACCAGGCGGCTGCCGCCATGCTGGCGGCAGCCGAGGCTGGCGCCAAGGATGCGCCTTCCCTGTCCGAGGCGAAGCGCATGGTGGCTGACGGAGCCGACAAGCCATTCCTGGATGTGTACTTTGCGGATGAACAGCACGGCATGATCGCCGGCGCCTACGGGCTGTTCTTTTCCACTGAAGATGGCGGTCGCAGCTGGATTCCGCGCCAAGGGGCAATCGACAACCCCAGAGGCAAGCACTTGTACCGCTTCCATGCTGGCGACCGTGCCTGGTATCTCGCGGGGGAACAAGGCGCGTTGTTCCGCTCGCAGGACCGAGGCCACAGCTGGAGCGCCTTGGCCACCCCCTACAACGGCACGTTCTTCGGCGTGCTGGAAGGCGCCAACGGCGAGCTGGTGGCATACGGCCTGCGCGGCAACGCGTGGTGGAGCGCCGATCAGGGCGCGAACTGGACCAAGAGCGAAACCGGTATGCCTGTCACTCTGACTGCCGGCGTGCGTGCCGGCGGTGCCTTGCTGCTAGCTGACGAAGCTGGCCATGTGCTGCGCAGTACCGATGGTGGTCGAAATTTCAAGCCGGTACCGGTAGCGCAGGCCGCACCGTTTACCGACGCCGTCATCGGCGCCGACGGCGCGCTGGTGCTGTCGGGCGCGCGCGGCATCAGCCTTGTGCGCGCGGACACCTTCACGATCGGAAGCAAACCATGA
- a CDS encoding DUF1329 domain-containing protein produces MNHQMHRVGLAAALCLSSSMLYAAVGADEAAQLKTTLTPLGAERAGNKDGTIPAWQGGITKAVAASGKLPADPFPNEKPVLQITAANMAQYADKLNDGTRALLKKYPSYRIDVYPTHRTAAAPQWVYENTFKNATNAKLTQNGLSITGAYGGVPFPIPKSGIELYWNHTLHPRVASNQFGFRNIVGSADGRRTLASRSDNNNQFPYYFKDGSAEKWDKNYLLSRFMTTEPPFKAGESLVVRDSIDTANARAAWQYLVGQRRVRRAPTVGYDTPDFVASGANYFDEVIGFWGGPDRYEWKLIGKKEMYIPYNDNRFFNTPEKEAFVAFHTNPDKVRWELHRVWVVEATLAPGKRHAIPKRTFYFDEDTWAVAGIDGYDAEGKLWRTTQVFPFVVPEVPIVAADVVMVYNLQAGTVSCIQCLNDEYWKPVASRPDSFFTGDSLGADGVR; encoded by the coding sequence ATGAACCATCAAATGCATCGCGTCGGGCTGGCCGCTGCCCTGTGCCTGTCCAGCAGCATGCTGTACGCAGCTGTCGGCGCCGACGAGGCGGCCCAACTCAAGACCACGCTGACTCCGCTCGGCGCGGAGCGTGCCGGCAACAAGGACGGCACTATTCCGGCATGGCAGGGAGGCATCACCAAGGCCGTTGCGGCGAGCGGCAAACTGCCGGCCGATCCGTTCCCTAACGAGAAGCCAGTGTTGCAGATCACCGCTGCCAACATGGCGCAGTACGCCGACAAGCTGAACGACGGTACGCGTGCCTTGCTGAAGAAGTACCCCTCCTATCGCATCGATGTCTACCCGACGCATCGGACTGCCGCCGCGCCACAGTGGGTATACGAAAATACCTTCAAGAACGCCACCAACGCCAAGCTGACTCAGAATGGGTTGTCGATTACCGGCGCTTACGGCGGCGTGCCGTTCCCGATTCCTAAATCCGGTATCGAACTGTATTGGAATCACACCCTGCATCCGCGCGTGGCGTCCAACCAGTTCGGCTTCCGTAATATCGTCGGATCGGCCGACGGCCGCCGTACGCTCGCATCGCGCTCGGACAACAACAATCAGTTCCCGTACTACTTCAAGGATGGCTCGGCCGAGAAGTGGGACAAGAACTACCTGCTGTCGCGCTTCATGACCACGGAACCTCCTTTCAAGGCCGGCGAATCGCTCGTCGTCCGAGACAGCATCGACACTGCCAATGCGCGCGCTGCGTGGCAGTACCTGGTTGGCCAGCGCCGCGTGCGCCGCGCGCCGACGGTGGGCTATGACACGCCGGACTTCGTTGCCTCGGGAGCGAACTATTTCGATGAGGTCATCGGCTTCTGGGGAGGGCCTGACCGCTACGAGTGGAAGCTGATCGGGAAGAAGGAAATGTATATCCCGTACAACGACAACCGCTTCTTCAACACACCCGAAAAAGAAGCCTTCGTAGCGTTCCACACCAATCCCGACAAGGTGCGCTGGGAACTGCACAGGGTCTGGGTGGTCGAGGCCACGCTCGCGCCGGGCAAGCGTCACGCGATCCCGAAACGCACGTTCTACTTCGACGAGGACACCTGGGCGGTTGCGGGTATCGACGGTTATGACGCTGAAGGCAAACTGTGGCGCACCACCCAGGTGTTTCCATTCGTAGTGCCCGAAGTGCCGATCGTCGCCGCTGACGTCGTGATGGTCTACAACCTGCAGGCCGGCACGGTCAGCTGCATCCAGTGTCTGAATGACGAGTACTGGAAGCCGGTGGCGTCACGTCCGGACAGCTTCTTCACCGGCGACTCGCTCGGCGCCGACGGGGTGCGCTGA
- a CDS encoding DUF1302 domain-containing protein, with protein sequence MQARNNCNHAGNDHGGRLKIIARSIAGAMILLGSAGIARGTDIPTGNPDLKIRFDNTIKYSAAWRVKSLDERVAAPGGDYTIANPNLDDGDRNFGKGLISNRVDLLSEFDMAYQAYGLRVSGAAWYDDVYNSHNDNPGLPTLNSASVGAGSFTEATRRLHGRKAELLDTFVYGKFDLGSMPLTVRAGRYNLLYGETLYIGGNGFSNAQVPIDVIKALSVPNAQFKEIGMPVGQVSGNLQVAAGVSVGAYYQYKWRKYRLPASGSYFSFADFLDEGGERLLVGPGVAFTRTRDQEARNSGQGGMQIKFKLPGSETEFGLYAAQYHDKVPLLQIRPASGTYQLVYPEGIKTYAASFSTLFGETNVSGEISVRRNTPLAPLGGVVVALDPSADNAGNPAYPTGNSFHANTSFITLLPANSLWQGAQLVGELAFNRRTSITRNAAALDTNTTRDAWATKLVFEPSYFQVLPGVDMTVPLGLGYQLRGRSSVFQYAPEHGGDASIGVNVDYQKTWRASLQYTQYLGRAGAVLSGQGLPGQPLSFAQVYKDRNFISLSVQRTY encoded by the coding sequence ATGCAAGCTCGCAACAACTGCAATCACGCAGGCAATGATCACGGCGGTCGTCTCAAGATCATCGCGCGTTCCATCGCCGGCGCCATGATACTGCTCGGGAGTGCAGGCATCGCACGCGGGACGGACATCCCGACTGGCAATCCCGACCTGAAGATCAGGTTCGACAATACCATCAAATACAGCGCCGCCTGGCGCGTCAAATCGCTCGATGAGCGAGTCGCCGCGCCAGGCGGCGACTATACCATCGCCAACCCGAACCTGGACGACGGCGATCGCAATTTCGGGAAGGGGCTGATCTCGAACCGCGTCGATCTGCTGTCCGAATTCGATATGGCGTATCAGGCGTATGGCCTGCGCGTCAGCGGCGCTGCGTGGTACGACGATGTCTACAACAGTCACAACGACAATCCGGGCCTGCCGACGTTGAACAGTGCGAGCGTAGGTGCCGGCAGTTTTACGGAAGCGACGCGTCGCCTGCATGGCCGTAAGGCCGAACTGCTGGACACCTTCGTGTACGGTAAATTCGATCTCGGCTCGATGCCGCTGACGGTGCGCGCAGGGCGCTACAACCTGTTGTACGGCGAGACGCTGTACATCGGGGGAAACGGCTTTTCCAACGCCCAGGTACCGATCGACGTCATCAAAGCCTTGTCGGTGCCGAACGCACAGTTCAAGGAGATCGGGATGCCGGTCGGCCAGGTGTCCGGCAATTTGCAAGTGGCAGCCGGTGTCTCGGTCGGTGCCTACTACCAGTACAAATGGCGCAAATACCGGTTGCCGGCCTCGGGTAGCTACTTCAGCTTTGCGGACTTCCTCGACGAAGGTGGCGAGCGTCTGCTGGTCGGACCTGGTGTGGCCTTCACGAGGACCAGAGACCAGGAGGCGCGCAATTCCGGGCAAGGCGGGATGCAGATCAAGTTCAAGCTGCCAGGCTCAGAAACGGAATTTGGCTTATACGCGGCCCAGTACCATGACAAGGTGCCGCTGCTGCAGATCCGTCCGGCTTCGGGCACCTATCAGCTGGTTTATCCGGAGGGGATCAAGACCTACGCGGCAAGCTTCTCGACGTTGTTCGGCGAAACCAACGTGTCGGGCGAGATCTCGGTACGCCGCAACACCCCGTTGGCACCGCTCGGCGGGGTTGTCGTCGCCCTCGATCCGAGCGCCGACAATGCTGGCAATCCGGCATACCCTACCGGGAATTCGTTCCATGCGAACACGTCCTTCATCACGCTGCTGCCGGCCAACAGCTTGTGGCAAGGAGCCCAACTGGTGGGTGAGCTCGCGTTCAACCGCCGCACCAGCATTACTCGCAATGCGGCCGCCTTGGACACGAACACCACACGTGACGCCTGGGCGACCAAGCTGGTGTTCGAGCCCTCGTACTTTCAAGTGCTACCGGGCGTCGACATGACCGTGCCGCTGGGTCTCGGCTACCAGCTGAGAGGTCGTTCGTCGGTGTTCCAGTACGCGCCGGAGCATGGTGGAGACGCCAGCATCGGTGTGAACGTCGATTACCAGAAGACTTGGCGCGCCAGCCTGCAGTACACGCAGTACCTGGGTCGCGCCGGTGCCGTCCTGTCCGGGCAGGGACTGCCGGGACAACCCTTGTCCTTTGCCCAGGTCTACAAGGACCGTAACTTCATTTCGCTCTCGGTCCAACGCACCTATTAA
- a CDS encoding MFS transporter has translation MQQRGFWRYENGLLAMMCMTFGFVFFDRMAIVFMFPYIVKDIELTNTQMGMLTSMLSLMWAVSGYMIGAYADRRGNRKAILVAMVTVFSICSFLSGMATSFLFLLLFRGVMGLAEGPVLPIAQSMMAEESSPARRGFNMGLLQNGAGSLMSLLLGPIIVVALAETFTWRVAFFISGIPGLIIAALLWRFVRKNQAGQGGLEAPIMTRPTSAMAFGQLLAYRNIVLCVLISCAFLTWFIVLVTFAPIYLVKQRGLSPESMSTVMAALGMAAVIWGFVAPALSDRFGRRPIVVFFCLVSILAPLSIIHVHGSAMVMACAIFFTYAGAGCLPLVMATIPSETIPSRYVATALGLIMGAGEVIGGVISPVVAGMAADRFGAEAPFWMSAGGAALATALALCLVETAPAALERRQRMAPGIPDLRSGLSEDA, from the coding sequence ATGCAACAGCGCGGATTCTGGCGTTACGAGAACGGCCTGCTGGCCATGATGTGCATGACCTTCGGCTTCGTTTTTTTCGATCGCATGGCGATCGTCTTCATGTTCCCATACATCGTCAAGGATATCGAGCTCACCAATACTCAGATGGGAATGCTGACCTCGATGCTGTCGTTGATGTGGGCGGTATCGGGCTACATGATTGGCGCATATGCGGACCGGCGAGGAAATCGCAAGGCCATTCTGGTGGCCATGGTTACCGTGTTTTCGATATGTTCCTTCCTGTCCGGGATGGCGACCTCGTTCCTGTTTCTGCTGCTGTTTCGCGGCGTGATGGGACTGGCGGAAGGGCCGGTACTGCCAATCGCACAGTCCATGATGGCAGAGGAGTCCTCTCCCGCCCGGCGTGGTTTCAATATGGGCCTGTTGCAGAACGGTGCGGGCAGTTTGATGTCCCTGCTGCTTGGCCCAATCATTGTGGTGGCACTGGCCGAAACCTTTACTTGGCGCGTCGCTTTTTTCATCTCCGGAATTCCAGGATTGATCATCGCTGCGCTGCTGTGGCGCTTCGTGCGAAAGAACCAAGCCGGGCAGGGCGGGCTTGAGGCACCGATCATGACTCGGCCGACGAGTGCCATGGCCTTTGGCCAGTTGCTGGCATACCGCAATATCGTCCTGTGTGTACTGATCAGCTGCGCATTCCTGACGTGGTTCATCGTTCTCGTCACGTTCGCACCAATCTATCTGGTCAAGCAGCGCGGTCTGTCGCCAGAGTCAATGAGTACCGTCATGGCGGCGCTTGGCATGGCCGCCGTGATCTGGGGCTTCGTCGCCCCCGCGCTGTCGGACCGCTTTGGACGCCGCCCGATCGTGGTGTTTTTCTGCCTGGTGTCGATACTGGCGCCGCTGTCGATCATCCACGTCCATGGCTCCGCCATGGTGATGGCGTGCGCAATCTTCTTCACCTACGCCGGTGCAGGCTGTCTTCCGCTGGTCATGGCGACCATTCCATCCGAAACCATTCCATCCCGTTATGTTGCCACAGCCCTGGGCTTGATCATGGGCGCGGGCGAAGTCATCGGCGGGGTGATTTCCCCGGTAGTCGCGGGTATGGCGGCGGATCGCTTTGGTGCCGAAGCGCCGTTCTGGATGTCGGCGGGCGGTGCGGCGCTAGCGACTGCGCTGGCACTGTGCCTAGTGGAGACCGCACCGGCGGCCCTTGAGCGCCGCCAGCGCATGGCTCCTGGCATTCCGGATTTGCGGTCGGGATTATCCGAGGACGCCTGA
- a CDS encoding LysR family transcriptional regulator, with protein MDRLLSIEAFVTVANAKSFAGAARQMRVSNSVVSTRVRQLEEYVGGALFHRNTRSLQLSELGAAFLSECSDIALRADRLVDQMRDVRGSVSGRLKVHALPGFVFGHLAEHLRDFQDRHPSIGLDLIVSDDVIDPVRDGIDCALQIFNPASDELIGRKVFQVRRVLCASPRYLEKHGQPQIPAALRAHRLGLYSGYPTRDRWVFARDGQEIRMDLEPVLRTNSVHLLKEYAIEHAGIVCVPTVVAADALLSGELVPVLVEWSLSSFWLSVVYARSHRGGAKLRLFIDSLLARYTDEPPWDAQLVARGILGAVDGQRVE; from the coding sequence ATGGACCGGCTGCTGTCGATCGAAGCATTCGTCACGGTGGCGAATGCGAAGAGCTTTGCCGGAGCCGCGCGCCAGATGCGGGTCTCGAACTCGGTGGTGTCGACCCGTGTGCGCCAACTGGAGGAATATGTCGGCGGCGCGCTGTTTCATCGTAATACTCGCAGCCTCCAGTTATCCGAGCTGGGCGCTGCGTTCCTGTCCGAGTGTTCGGACATCGCCTTGCGCGCCGACCGCCTGGTCGACCAAATGCGTGACGTCCGAGGCTCGGTCAGCGGCCGCCTCAAGGTACACGCTTTGCCCGGTTTCGTGTTCGGCCACCTCGCTGAACACCTGCGTGATTTCCAGGATCGCCACCCCTCCATTGGTCTCGACCTCATCGTCAGCGACGACGTGATCGATCCTGTCCGGGATGGCATCGACTGTGCCCTCCAAATCTTCAACCCCGCGTCAGACGAACTGATCGGGCGCAAGGTATTCCAAGTGCGAAGGGTGCTATGCGCCTCGCCACGGTACTTGGAAAAACATGGTCAGCCACAGATTCCTGCAGCCTTGCGCGCGCACCGTTTAGGCCTGTATTCAGGCTATCCGACTCGGGACCGCTGGGTCTTCGCGCGCGATGGCCAGGAGATACGCATGGATCTGGAGCCGGTCCTGCGTACCAACAGCGTCCATCTGCTCAAGGAATACGCGATCGAGCATGCCGGAATCGTATGCGTGCCGACGGTCGTGGCGGCGGATGCCCTGCTCAGCGGCGAATTGGTCCCCGTTCTGGTCGAGTGGTCACTGTCTTCTTTCTGGCTTTCAGTCGTGTACGCGCGCTCGCATCGCGGCGGCGCCAAGCTGCGGTTGTTCATCGACAGCCTGCTTGCCCGATATACCGACGAGCCGCCTTGGGACGCGCAGCTGGTTGCCCGCGGGATCCTCGGCGCGGTCGACGGACAACGCGTCGAATAG
- a CDS encoding FAD-binding oxidoreductase — translation MESFAALPPGVSKEKFSQALKEYRAALGEENVIAQIERLVPYTKIMIPESETLHQPSGVVVPLNVEQVQRVLAISNKYKVPVWPISIGRNLGYGSAAPASPGQLVMDLRRMNKILEVDPVMCTALVEPGVTYTQLDNYLREKNYPLWLSFPSSGGITGPVGNTLDRGVGYNRYGQHMANFCGLEVAMASGELLRTGMGGVANSNTWQSYRWGYGPWLDGLFTQSNLGVVTKMGLWLMPAPPANKAFVVGWADDEGAARGVDVARQLTLSGVLENGVLGHALYGLASEMRRTEIYTGTGSIPDEVVARLCKKLGIGLWNFVGTLYGTQEQVDVNWKIVKSAFAASGGQVFAKDEIKESSMLNHWHGNMTGKLDLSEFGIYNFRGGGGSSWFAPVVQARGSEALKQIKMTKAVMTEFGFDYLGGFLMGGRHMDHVSDVLFDRSNPDEMKRAYACFDKLIAVNAAAGYAVYRTNTAFMEKVADTYGPVQRAIQKKLKRALDPNGIIAPGKSGIRI, via the coding sequence ATGGAATCGTTTGCCGCGTTGCCACCAGGCGTATCGAAAGAGAAGTTCAGCCAGGCGCTCAAGGAATACCGGGCCGCTCTCGGCGAGGAAAACGTTATCGCGCAGATCGAGCGCTTGGTGCCCTACACGAAGATCATGATCCCGGAAAGCGAGACACTGCACCAGCCTTCGGGCGTGGTCGTGCCGCTCAACGTGGAGCAGGTTCAGCGGGTCTTGGCAATCAGTAACAAGTACAAGGTGCCGGTCTGGCCCATTTCGATCGGGCGCAATCTGGGCTATGGATCCGCCGCACCGGCATCGCCGGGCCAGCTGGTGATGGACCTGCGCCGCATGAACAAGATATTGGAAGTCGATCCCGTCATGTGCACGGCGCTCGTGGAGCCCGGGGTGACCTATACACAGCTGGACAATTACCTGCGCGAGAAAAACTATCCCTTGTGGCTCAGCTTCCCATCTTCGGGCGGAATCACTGGCCCGGTGGGCAATACGCTCGACCGCGGTGTTGGCTATAACCGCTATGGTCAGCACATGGCCAACTTCTGCGGCCTGGAAGTCGCGATGGCCAGCGGGGAGCTGCTGCGCACCGGCATGGGCGGGGTGGCGAATTCGAACACGTGGCAGTCGTATCGCTGGGGTTACGGTCCCTGGCTCGACGGCCTGTTCACTCAGTCGAACCTTGGTGTCGTAACCAAGATGGGCTTGTGGCTGATGCCGGCGCCACCCGCCAACAAGGCTTTCGTGGTTGGCTGGGCGGACGACGAAGGGGCGGCGCGAGGCGTTGACGTCGCGCGCCAGCTGACGTTGTCTGGCGTGCTGGAAAATGGCGTGCTCGGTCACGCGCTGTACGGCCTGGCATCGGAAATGCGCCGGACCGAGATTTATACCGGGACGGGTTCGATCCCTGATGAAGTGGTGGCACGGCTGTGCAAGAAGCTCGGCATCGGTCTATGGAATTTCGTCGGGACGCTGTATGGCACCCAGGAGCAGGTCGACGTCAACTGGAAGATCGTCAAGTCGGCATTTGCCGCCAGCGGCGGCCAAGTGTTCGCCAAGGACGAGATCAAGGAATCGTCCATGCTGAATCACTGGCACGGCAATATGACCGGAAAACTCGACCTGTCCGAATTCGGTATCTATAACTTCCGGGGCGGCGGTGGTTCGTCCTGGTTCGCGCCAGTCGTGCAGGCGCGCGGTAGCGAAGCGCTCAAACAGATCAAGATGACCAAAGCCGTGATGACCGAATTTGGCTTCGACTATCTGGGAGGCTTCCTGATGGGGGGGCGCCACATGGATCATGTCAGTGACGTGCTGTTCGACCGCAGCAATCCGGACGAGATGAAGCGCGCTTATGCCTGTTTCGACAAGCTGATAGCAGTCAACGCTGCGGCTGGTTATGCCGTGTACCGCACGAACACGGCGTTCATGGAGAAGGTGGCGGATACCTATGGCCCCGTGCAGCGCGCGATCCAGAAAAAACTCAAACGCGCGCTCGACCCGAACGGGATCATCGCGCCGGGAAAATCCGGCATCCGTATCTGA
- a CDS encoding c-type cytochrome: MFRALHAISVVRRCALSAWGAAVFMASLPTLAQAQAAGEWRSPQHIFKQTCAFCHGTGVGPELRGRQLPPEYISYVMLNGLRAMPAFRPTDFSPAEVAAVAKMLHESPAPTDAKGVIAGGTPTADAGSNSVGAAK, encoded by the coding sequence ATGTTTCGAGCACTTCACGCCATTTCTGTCGTGCGCCGCTGCGCACTGAGCGCATGGGGCGCCGCTGTCTTCATGGCCTCGCTTCCGACGCTTGCCCAAGCGCAGGCCGCAGGCGAATGGCGCAGCCCGCAACACATCTTCAAGCAGACCTGTGCGTTTTGCCACGGCACCGGTGTCGGTCCGGAGTTGCGCGGACGTCAGCTGCCGCCGGAGTACATCTCTTACGTCATGCTCAACGGCCTGCGCGCAATGCCGGCGTTTCGTCCAACGGATTTTTCACCGGCCGAAGTCGCCGCCGTGGCCAAAATGCTCCATGAGAGTCCCGCACCAACGGACGCAAAGGGCGTAATAGCTGGCGGCACGCCGACAGCTGATGCAGGATCGAACAGTGTGGGAGCTGCCAAATGA